The proteins below come from a single Triticum dicoccoides isolate Atlit2015 ecotype Zavitan unplaced genomic scaffold, WEW_v2.0 scaffold205915, whole genome shotgun sequence genomic window:
- the LOC119345103 gene encoding glycine-rich cell wall structural protein-like — translation MATSFSCFLAISILLVFFSLPPLTGARLLYADKNSLNDSKSFSIGGGRGKGGGRGFGVSISHGGHGTSIAIGGGLGGGAATNHGGGPSVGGGAGAGIGINIGHGGVDVGIGGGGGGAASTGGAHAGGSGGGGIGVHIGHGGVDVGIGGGGGHHGATVSAGGGGGGGAGVRGSGGGEGGGSGVGRAGNVVGGGGGYGSANGGNRSGGGIGVGSAGGSVGGGSGNGGVVHG, via the exons ATGGCCACTTCTTTTTCTTGCTTCCTTgccatctcaattctactagtgttCTTCTCACTCCCCCCGCTTACTGGTGCAAGGCTCCTGTATGCGGACAAGAACTCCCTCAATGACAGCAAGTCTTTCTCCATCGGAGGTGGGAGAGGCAAGGGTGGCGGCCGAGGTTTTGGTGTGAGTATCAGCCATGGCGGGCACGGCACCTCCATCGCTATAGGTGGCGGACTTGGAGGTGGAGCTGCTACTAACCATGGTGGTGGCCCAAGCGTAGGTGGTGGAGCAGGTGCGGGCATTGGCATCAATATAGGGCACGGTGGCGTGGATGTAGGGATAGGTGGGGGTGGAGGTGGAGCGGCTAGCACCGGCGGGGCGCATGCAGGTGGTAGTGGTGGAGGTGGCATTGGAGTTCACATAGGCCATGGTGGCGTGGATGTAGGgataggtggaggtggag GCCATCATGGGGCTACTGTAAGCGCcgggggtgggggcggcggcggtgctggtGTACGTGGAAGTGGGGGAGGCGAAGGCGGTGGTAGCGGTGTTGGTCGTGCCGGCAATGTTGTGGGTGGTGGGGGAGGGTATGGTAGTGCAAACGGCGGTAACAGAAGCGGAGGAGGTATCGGAGTTGGATCAGCTGGTGGAAGTGTAGGTGGTGGCTCTGGAAATGGTGGTGTAGTACATGGTTGA